From the genome of Arvicola amphibius chromosome 9, mArvAmp1.2, whole genome shotgun sequence, one region includes:
- the LOC119823136 gene encoding transcription initiation factor TFIID subunit 8 isoform X3 — protein sequence MADAAAGPGGSGTRPGSKQSTNPADNYHLARRRTLQVVVSSLLTEAGFESAEKASVETLTEMLQSYISEIGRSAKSYCEHTARTQPTLSDIVVTLVEMGFNVDTLPAYAKRSQRMVITAPPVTNQPVTPKALTAGQNRPHPPHIPSHFPEFPDPHTYIKTPTYREPVSDYQVLREKAASQRRDVERALTRFMAKTGETQSLFKDDVSTFPLIAARPFTIPYLTALLPSELEIQQMEETDSSEQDEQTDTENIALHISTNSSLSGSRNGEESIIDNPYLRPVKKPKIRRKKSLS from the exons ATGGCCGACGCGGCGGCCGGGCCTGGTGGCTCTGGAACGAGACCAGGAAGTAAGCAGTCCACTAACCCTGCTGATAACTACCACCTGGCTCGGAGGAGGACTctgcaagtggttgtgagctcctTGCTGACTGAGGCAGGATTTGAGAGCGCCGAGAAAGCATCTGTGGAAACACTGACAGAGATGCTGCAGAGCTACATCTCAGAAATCGGGAGGAGTGCCAAGTCTTACTGCGAGCACACAGCCAGGACTCAGCCCACACTGTCGGATATCGTGGTCACACTGGTTGAAATGGGGTTCAATGTGGACACTCTTCCTGCTTATGCAAAACGGTCTCAGAGGATGGTCATCACTGCACCTCCGGTGACCAATCAGCCAGTGACACCCAAGGCCCTCACTGCAGGGCAAAACCGACCCCACCCACCACACATCCCCAGCCATTTTCCTGAGTTTCCGGATCCCCACACCTACATCAAAACTCCAACATACCGTGAACCGGTGTCTGACTACCAGGTCCTGCGAGAGAAGGCTGCATCTCAGAGGCGAGACGTGGAGCGAGCCCTCACCCGGTTCATGGCCAAGACGGGCGAGACCCAGAGTCTTTTCAAGGATGACGTCAGCACTTTCCCCTTGATTGCTGCCAGACCTTTCACCATCCCCTACCTCACAGCCTTGCTTCCCTCTGAGCTGGAGATCCAGCAGATGGAAGAGACAGACTCCTCGGAACAGGatgagcagacagacacagagaacatcGCTCTTCATATCAGCACG AACTCCTCCTTGTCTGGCAGCCGGAATGGGGAGGAGAGCATCATCGATAACCCGTATCTGCGCCCTGTGAAGAAACCCAAGATCCGCAGGAAGAAGTCCCTCTCATGA
- the LOC119823136 gene encoding transcription initiation factor TFIID subunit 8 isoform X1: MADAAAGPGGSGTRPGSKQSTNPADNYHLARRRTLQVVVSSLLTEAGFESAEKASVETLTEMLQSYISEIGRSAKSYCEHTARTQPTLSDIVVTLVEMGFNVDTLPAYAKRSQRMVITAPPVTNQPVTPKALTAGQNRPHPPHIPSHFPEFPDPHTYIKTPTYREPVSDYQVLREKAASQRRDVERALTRFMAKTGETQSLFKDDVSTFPLIAARPFTIPYLTALLPSELEIQQMEETDSSEQDEQTDTENIALHISTDGPGAEKENASVLQQNSSLSGSRNGEESIIDNPYLRPVKKPKIRRKKSLS, translated from the coding sequence ATGGCCGACGCGGCGGCCGGGCCTGGTGGCTCTGGAACGAGACCAGGAAGTAAGCAGTCCACTAACCCTGCTGATAACTACCACCTGGCTCGGAGGAGGACTctgcaagtggttgtgagctcctTGCTGACTGAGGCAGGATTTGAGAGCGCCGAGAAAGCATCTGTGGAAACACTGACAGAGATGCTGCAGAGCTACATCTCAGAAATCGGGAGGAGTGCCAAGTCTTACTGCGAGCACACAGCCAGGACTCAGCCCACACTGTCGGATATCGTGGTCACACTGGTTGAAATGGGGTTCAATGTGGACACTCTTCCTGCTTATGCAAAACGGTCTCAGAGGATGGTCATCACTGCACCTCCGGTGACCAATCAGCCAGTGACACCCAAGGCCCTCACTGCAGGGCAAAACCGACCCCACCCACCACACATCCCCAGCCATTTTCCTGAGTTTCCGGATCCCCACACCTACATCAAAACTCCAACATACCGTGAACCGGTGTCTGACTACCAGGTCCTGCGAGAGAAGGCTGCATCTCAGAGGCGAGACGTGGAGCGAGCCCTCACCCGGTTCATGGCCAAGACGGGCGAGACCCAGAGTCTTTTCAAGGATGACGTCAGCACTTTCCCCTTGATTGCTGCCAGACCTTTCACCATCCCCTACCTCACAGCCTTGCTTCCCTCTGAGCTGGAGATCCAGCAGATGGAAGAGACAGACTCCTCGGAACAGGatgagcagacagacacagagaacatcGCTCTTCATATCAGCACGGATGGCCCCGGAGCTGAGAAGGAAAACGCTTCTGTCCTGCAGCAGAACTCCTCCTTGTCTGGCAGCCGGAATGGGGAGGAGAGCATCATCGATAACCCGTATCTGCGCCCTGTGAAGAAACCCAAGATCCGCAGGAAGAAGTCCCTCTCATGA
- the LOC119823136 gene encoding transcription initiation factor TFIID subunit 8 isoform X2, whose protein sequence is MADAAAGPGGSGTRPGSKQSTNPADNYHLARRRTLQVVVSSLLTEAGFESAEKASVETLTEMLQSYISEIGRSAKSYCEHTARTQPTLSDIVVTLVEMGFNVDTLPAYAKRSQRMVITAPPVTNQPVTPKALTAGQNRPHPPHIPSHFPEFPDPHTYIKTPTYREPVSDYQVLREKAASQRRDVERALTRFMAKTGETQSLFKDDVSTFPLIAARPFTIPYLTALLPSELEIQQMEETDSSEQDEQTDTENIALHISTQNSSLSGSRNGEESIIDNPYLRPVKKPKIRRKKSLS, encoded by the exons ATGGCCGACGCGGCGGCCGGGCCTGGTGGCTCTGGAACGAGACCAGGAAGTAAGCAGTCCACTAACCCTGCTGATAACTACCACCTGGCTCGGAGGAGGACTctgcaagtggttgtgagctcctTGCTGACTGAGGCAGGATTTGAGAGCGCCGAGAAAGCATCTGTGGAAACACTGACAGAGATGCTGCAGAGCTACATCTCAGAAATCGGGAGGAGTGCCAAGTCTTACTGCGAGCACACAGCCAGGACTCAGCCCACACTGTCGGATATCGTGGTCACACTGGTTGAAATGGGGTTCAATGTGGACACTCTTCCTGCTTATGCAAAACGGTCTCAGAGGATGGTCATCACTGCACCTCCGGTGACCAATCAGCCAGTGACACCCAAGGCCCTCACTGCAGGGCAAAACCGACCCCACCCACCACACATCCCCAGCCATTTTCCTGAGTTTCCGGATCCCCACACCTACATCAAAACTCCAACATACCGTGAACCGGTGTCTGACTACCAGGTCCTGCGAGAGAAGGCTGCATCTCAGAGGCGAGACGTGGAGCGAGCCCTCACCCGGTTCATGGCCAAGACGGGCGAGACCCAGAGTCTTTTCAAGGATGACGTCAGCACTTTCCCCTTGATTGCTGCCAGACCTTTCACCATCCCCTACCTCACAGCCTTGCTTCCCTCTGAGCTGGAGATCCAGCAGATGGAAGAGACAGACTCCTCGGAACAGGatgagcagacagacacagagaacatcGCTCTTCATATCAGCACG CAGAACTCCTCCTTGTCTGGCAGCCGGAATGGGGAGGAGAGCATCATCGATAACCCGTATCTGCGCCCTGTGAAGAAACCCAAGATCCGCAGGAAGAAGTCCCTCTCATGA